One part of the Bacteroidia bacterium genome encodes these proteins:
- a CDS encoding CPBP family intramembrane glutamic endopeptidase has protein sequence MKPYIKAILFLLLLTLLDFLLRQGFVFLIIPLPLPENLSSILVYSLFAVAAWFITQWFCKRDKIELGDLGISFDSKNRSDFYIGFLIGVGLWAIVSLIQAYTAGFSWELRPEISLFNVLYGLVFIFIADLGTELFTRGYPLTRFKDSFGAIPAIIIMTVFVGLKSYSPNMERELLLYAILIPALHTIFFSIIYFKTKRLGAAVGVHTGANFITISIFDLRVEQANQAIPAGIFQANTELESLSLVAIQLPWVFMAALFSIVVYFWWAKEKVPHKQV, from the coding sequence ATGAAACCGTATATCAAGGCAATTCTCTTCCTACTACTGCTTACACTCCTGGACTTTTTACTGCGACAGGGTTTTGTCTTTCTGATTATCCCCCTCCCTCTCCCGGAAAATCTGTCATCCATTTTAGTATATAGCCTCTTTGCAGTAGCAGCCTGGTTCATCACCCAATGGTTCTGCAAAAGAGATAAAATTGAATTAGGCGATTTGGGGATTTCTTTCGATTCAAAAAATCGATCTGACTTCTATATAGGATTTCTGATAGGTGTAGGGCTATGGGCAATTGTCTCTCTCATTCAGGCATACACCGCAGGTTTTTCATGGGAACTAAGGCCCGAAATAAGCTTATTCAATGTTCTGTATGGCCTTGTCTTCATCTTCATCGCTGATCTGGGGACAGAGCTCTTTACACGAGGCTATCCCTTAACGCGATTTAAGGACAGTTTCGGGGCGATACCTGCTATTATCATCATGACGGTTTTTGTGGGGCTGAAAAGCTATTCCCCAAATATGGAAAGAGAACTCCTCCTTTACGCAATCCTTATCCCGGCTTTGCATACGATCTTCTTTAGCATCATTTATTTCAAAACGAAAAGACTGGGAGCGGCCGTTGGGGTTCATACTGGAGCCAATTTTATTACGATAAGCATATTCGACCTCCGAGTCGAACAGGCAAATCAGGCAATCCCTGCAGGTATTTTCCAAGCTAATACTGAATTGGAAAGTCTTTCACTTGTAGCAATACAATTACCCTGGGTATTCATGGCAGCCTTATTCAGTATAGTTGTATACTTTTGGTGGGCGAAAGAAAAAGTGCCACACAAGCAAGTATAA
- a CDS encoding YciI family protein produces MFIINLTYKVELAQVDEHLEAHIDYLKQQYANSNFIASGRKVPRTGGIILSKLKDREELLNILEKDPFKVHGLADYELIEFVPGMTTEEFRILRE; encoded by the coding sequence ATGTTTATCATTAATCTGACTTACAAAGTCGAGCTTGCTCAAGTTGACGAGCACTTGGAAGCTCATATCGATTACCTGAAGCAGCAATACGCAAATTCAAACTTCATTGCCTCAGGAAGAAAAGTTCCCCGTACGGGAGGCATTATCCTCAGCAAATTGAAGGATAGAGAAGAATTATTGAACATCCTGGAAAAGGATCCATTCAAGGTACATGGCTTAGCGGATTACGAGCTCATTGAATTTGTACCCGGCATGACTACGGAGGAATTCCGGATATTGAGGGAATGA
- a CDS encoding 1-deoxy-D-xylulose-5-phosphate synthase: MERIMYIEYKEDGLVGDARIGRVKFSRTMKSIHYKGKTFQTLSGRGFKANYFDVESGEYYWISGCRKDGKDRLYGERLPIYIDEDVQKEYWLNIRKLPHLLGKLRIH; the protein is encoded by the coding sequence ATGGAACGTATCATGTACATAGAGTACAAAGAAGATGGATTGGTGGGTGATGCACGGATAGGCCGTGTTAAATTCTCCAGGACTATGAAATCCATCCACTACAAAGGGAAGACCTTCCAAACCCTTTCAGGAAGGGGATTTAAAGCTAATTATTTCGATGTCGAGAGTGGTGAGTATTACTGGATTTCCGGTTGCAGGAAAGATGGTAAAGACAGATTGTATGGAGAACGTCTTCCGATATATATTGATGAGGATGTCCAAAAAGAATATTGGCTAAACATCCGCAAACTTCCTCATCTGCTTGGAAAATTAAGGATACACTAG
- a CDS encoding Crp/Fnr family transcriptional regulator, with protein MRVPLEAYLDIEKRLIRKSLDKKEFLIREGQIIRYMPFIHKGLMVNYRLDEAGEKHVIQIRWAGLWLGDLYSFFSGKATKFNIQTFQPTELLMINHETFEYIIKEYPIFERYFRLNLQNAYVETLDQLFNLHSLSAEERYLELITNVPSLLDDIPHYLIASYLNIQPQSLSRIRKNLQN; from the coding sequence ATGCGCGTACCGCTTGAAGCTTACCTGGATATAGAAAAAAGATTAATCCGCAAAAGCCTTGATAAAAAGGAATTCTTAATCAGGGAAGGGCAGATCATCCGGTATATGCCTTTTATACATAAAGGCTTAATGGTTAATTATCGTCTGGATGAAGCGGGTGAAAAACATGTCATTCAAATTCGTTGGGCAGGATTGTGGTTGGGAGACTTATACAGCTTTTTTTCAGGCAAAGCCACCAAATTTAATATTCAAACTTTTCAGCCCACCGAATTGCTGATGATCAATCATGAAACCTTTGAATATATCATAAAGGAATACCCCATCTTCGAAAGATATTTTCGCCTCAATTTGCAAAACGCCTATGTGGAAACCCTGGATCAATTGTTCAACCTCCATAGTTTGAGTGCCGAAGAACGCTACCTCGAATTAATTACGAATGTTCCTTCCCTGCTGGATGATATCCCTCATTACTTAATTGCTTCCTACCTGAATATTCAGCCTCAATCCTTAAGTCGAATCCGCAAGAACCTACAAAATTAG
- a CDS encoding MBL fold metallo-hydrolase has translation MKSISNFKLSAILISLCLWVPISLLAQTLPENVAKIGENIYSYGGYGEYFSMFIVTSEGVIAIESVDSKHASGMLEAIKEVTDQPIKYLLHSHNHWDHASGAQVFKDAGAKTLAHVEAYEWMKANTGRDMAIPDESWAGSRKDISLGDMTIELHYLGMNHGLGMTVFLIPDQKIAYIADLVTPKRVLMSVVPDFNIREWERSLAEIIEMDFEKAVYSHNESENALQGGDKQDARDNLQFIKDIRAGIYAEFQKGTYAYSIPSILKLPQYKGWAMYEEWLSMNIWRVLLDEYMGPFPWRPDHEYQDE, from the coding sequence ATGAAAAGCATTTCAAATTTTAAACTTTCGGCAATACTTATCAGCCTATGTTTGTGGGTTCCAATTTCTTTGCTAGCCCAGACTTTGCCCGAGAATGTTGCCAAGATAGGAGAGAATATCTATAGTTATGGAGGTTATGGAGAGTATTTCTCTATGTTCATTGTCACCTCTGAAGGGGTCATTGCCATTGAATCGGTGGATAGCAAACACGCAAGTGGAATGCTGGAAGCGATAAAGGAAGTAACAGATCAACCCATAAAGTACTTATTACACAGTCACAATCACTGGGACCACGCAAGCGGAGCTCAGGTATTTAAAGATGCAGGAGCCAAAACCCTCGCTCATGTAGAAGCTTATGAATGGATGAAAGCAAATACCGGCAGAGATATGGCTATACCGGATGAGAGTTGGGCAGGAAGCCGAAAAGATATCAGCTTAGGGGATATGACGATAGAGTTACATTACCTGGGAATGAATCATGGATTGGGAATGACCGTCTTCCTTATCCCCGATCAGAAGATCGCCTACATTGCTGATTTAGTCACCCCAAAAAGAGTCTTAATGAGCGTAGTTCCCGACTTCAATATCAGGGAATGGGAAAGATCACTGGCAGAAATTATTGAAATGGACTTTGAAAAGGCCGTATATTCACATAACGAAAGTGAAAATGCCTTGCAAGGAGGAGATAAACAGGATGCAAGAGATAATCTTCAGTTTATCAAAGACATACGTGCAGGCATTTATGCCGAATTTCAAAAAGGGACCTATGCCTACTCTATCCCTTCCATATTGAAATTACCACAGTATAAAGGCTGGGCCATGTATGAGGAGTGGCTATCGATGAATATATGGAGGGTTTTGTTGGATGAATATATGGGCCCATTTCCCTGGCGACCTGATCATGAATACCAGGATGAATAG
- a CDS encoding DNA alkylation repair protein, with protein MTLSPQAEKIFAQISPATTKLGDLRKIAKEIKKDHDLALELWSSGHFMARQLAILIMDKKLISQEFIDELDKDLQAHDLKERNQLIDWFMANQLAKDKGLKALMESWENSPSAMQRRIFWYHQARLRWMGNTSHTNTGDLLRSIEAKMLKEQEEVQWAMNFTAGWIGVFDEANRKRCIEIGKQTGLYKDEVVPKNCTPSYLPEFIRVEAGKRDT; from the coding sequence ATGACTCTTTCTCCACAAGCAGAAAAAATCTTTGCTCAAATCAGTCCAGCAACTACCAAACTCGGAGACCTGCGAAAGATTGCCAAAGAAATCAAAAAGGATCATGACTTGGCCCTGGAGCTATGGTCTAGCGGTCATTTTATGGCGCGTCAATTAGCAATTCTCATTATGGATAAAAAGCTGATTTCACAGGAATTCATTGATGAACTTGACAAAGACTTACAGGCTCATGATTTGAAGGAAAGGAATCAATTGATCGATTGGTTCATGGCAAATCAGTTGGCCAAAGACAAAGGCCTGAAAGCCCTGATGGAAAGCTGGGAGAACAGTCCTTCTGCTATGCAGAGACGAATCTTCTGGTATCACCAGGCAAGGCTGCGGTGGATGGGAAATACCAGCCACACCAATACCGGAGATCTTTTGCGTTCTATCGAGGCAAAGATGCTCAAGGAGCAGGAAGAAGTTCAGTGGGCGATGAATTTCACCGCAGGCTGGATCGGAGTATTTGATGAAGCCAATCGGAAACGCTGTATCGAGATCGGAAAGCAAACAGGGCTTTATAAAGATGAAGTCGTCCCCAAAAACTGTACGCCCAGCTATTTACCCGAATTCATTAGGGTCGAGGCAGGGAAGCGAGATACATAA
- a CDS encoding alpha/beta hydrolase produces the protein MKTLWLSLLFLLPFQEAFPQNRFITIDSVKVWLNTQGLENRKAGQPVIVFESGKGSSMGNWDRVLEGAVKLAPILTYDRAGVGESEAVEAKPTIKMVSDRLVKILKHLEIEPPYLLVGHSLGGLYVRGFAIHHPELLAGLVIIDPADFTENHINKREYYEVLNWEEERVDSLINSYISKRNNRNPDTPPGILREGVFLEEIREREFQEITESPLPNIPVHIITGGRFDLPEKYRSKVFDEEAVFRAKIQARCTRWISVIQSVDKGMFFYSADSGHSVQWEDPELVISSIKLAIEDYWSMKSKKKD, from the coding sequence ATGAAAACGCTCTGGCTATCCCTACTTTTCCTCCTTCCCTTTCAGGAAGCTTTCCCACAAAACAGATTCATAACAATCGACTCGGTCAAGGTTTGGCTAAATACTCAAGGCCTTGAAAACCGAAAAGCAGGTCAACCCGTCATTGTCTTCGAAAGCGGAAAAGGATCTTCCATGGGTAATTGGGACAGAGTTCTGGAAGGAGCCGTAAAACTTGCCCCTATCCTTACTTACGATAGAGCAGGTGTAGGAGAATCAGAGGCTGTTGAAGCAAAACCAACAATCAAAATGGTTTCAGATAGATTAGTAAAAATTCTGAAGCATTTGGAAATAGAGCCGCCTTATCTATTGGTCGGTCATTCCCTGGGAGGATTATATGTTCGCGGTTTTGCCATCCATCATCCGGAACTTTTAGCGGGCCTAGTTATCATTGATCCTGCTGATTTCACAGAAAATCATATAAACAAGAGAGAATACTATGAAGTGCTTAATTGGGAAGAGGAAAGAGTGGACAGTTTGATCAATAGTTACATTAGCAAACGAAATAACAGAAACCCTGATACTCCACCCGGCATACTGCGAGAAGGGGTGTTTTTGGAAGAAATTCGGGAAAGGGAATTTCAGGAAATTACAGAAAGCCCCCTCCCCAATATTCCGGTACATATCATAACGGGTGGCCGTTTTGATCTGCCTGAGAAATACCGTTCCAAAGTCTTTGATGAAGAGGCCGTCTTCAGAGCCAAAATACAGGCCCGTTGCACCCGATGGATTTCCGTCATCCAATCCGTGGACAAAGGCATGTTCTTCTACAGCGCAGATTCCGGCCATAGCGTACAATGGGAGGATCCCGAACTTGTTATTTCGAGTATAAAATTGGCGATTGAAGATTATTGGAGCATGAAGTCAAAGAAGAAAGATTAA
- a CDS encoding methyltransferase domain-containing protein — translation MNTKLLNKEELAWSPIVANNSMNRERQAIGINSYEKDIGLNPLDFLLKNSSQEKVRWLDLCCGKGNALIQTANILEEKGGSDQFELSGIDLVDFFSDPANLRIDFQVQNLESWMPQKEYDLISIVHGLHYVGDKISLVERAISALSPQGLFIANLDLENIKIQAVNQPKKLLSSFFKKNKLEYNARKKIISSDKRKIDTSGFHYLGADDKAGPNYTGQEVVNSYYALK, via the coding sequence ATGAACACAAAACTCCTCAACAAAGAAGAACTCGCCTGGTCTCCTATAGTAGCCAATAACTCCATGAACCGCGAACGACAAGCGATCGGAATTAACAGCTACGAAAAAGACATTGGCCTAAATCCTCTTGACTTTCTTTTGAAGAATAGCAGCCAGGAGAAGGTTCGCTGGTTGGATTTATGCTGTGGAAAGGGAAATGCTTTGATACAAACGGCTAACATCCTTGAGGAAAAAGGAGGTTCCGATCAGTTCGAACTCAGCGGTATCGACCTGGTCGATTTTTTCTCTGATCCCGCTAATCTAAGGATTGACTTTCAGGTACAAAACCTGGAAAGCTGGATGCCTCAAAAGGAGTATGACTTAATTAGCATCGTTCATGGATTACACTATGTGGGAGATAAAATTTCCTTAGTAGAAAGAGCCATTTCAGCTTTAAGCCCACAAGGCCTGTTTATCGCAAACCTCGACCTGGAAAACATCAAAATCCAAGCTGTCAATCAGCCGAAAAAACTGCTTTCCAGCTTCTTCAAAAAAAATAAACTTGAATACAATGCCCGCAAAAAAATTATCTCTTCCGACAAGAGAAAAATAGATACATCAGGCTTCCACTACCTCGGTGCAGATGACAAAGCCGGCCCTAACTATACCGGCCAGGAAGTTGTAAATTCATATTATGCTCTGAAGTGA
- a CDS encoding sulfatase-like hydrolase/transferase, translating into MDKTLTLVCLLALMLSACSKENKLPSPNIILIMADDLGYGDIPSYGNKHIQTPNLDYLASEGVRFTDFHSNGSVCSPTRAALMTGKYQQRTGVEGVITAKSHREVGMSLDEISMADEFKKHGYQTGMFGKWHLGYAPEYNPVFQGFNEFVGFVSGNVDFQAHIDQEGYLDWWKGDRIANESGYTTDLITDYGVDFIQNNNPQKTAKPFFLYLPHEAPHYPYQNRKSKALREVGTAASLPVDKDSIPGLYKEMIEIMDEGIGRIIQSLKETGQYENTLIVFCSDNGASRNGSNGVLRGFKAGVYEGGSRVPAIISFPGKIPKGWLSEEVVLSMDYLPTFLDFIGKEASGDKIDGISIKDHLMHKSALPERDLFYAFKHQSFIRSGNYKLIRKKNEAGDIYELYDLGKDLQEKNNLVAVHPDIVKVQEEKLKKWEEEVHHGVTRISQ; encoded by the coding sequence ATGGATAAAACACTTACTCTTGTTTGCTTATTGGCCCTCATGCTAAGTGCTTGCAGCAAAGAAAATAAACTACCCTCCCCCAATATTATTCTCATCATGGCAGATGATCTGGGTTATGGAGATATTCCCTCTTATGGCAATAAGCACATCCAAACACCCAATCTCGATTATCTGGCTTCAGAAGGCGTTCGCTTTACCGATTTTCACTCCAATGGTTCGGTTTGCAGCCCCACCCGCGCGGCTTTGATGACAGGAAAATACCAGCAACGCACGGGAGTCGAAGGAGTGATCACAGCCAAGAGTCATCGAGAAGTAGGCATGAGCCTGGATGAAATCAGCATGGCCGATGAATTCAAAAAGCATGGCTACCAAACTGGTATGTTTGGGAAATGGCATTTGGGCTATGCCCCAGAATACAATCCTGTTTTTCAGGGCTTCAATGAATTTGTAGGCTTTGTCAGCGGCAACGTTGATTTCCAGGCACACATTGACCAGGAGGGATATCTCGATTGGTGGAAAGGGGATAGGATTGCGAATGAAAGCGGATACACAACCGACCTCATCACAGACTATGGAGTGGATTTCATTCAAAACAATAATCCCCAGAAAACGGCTAAGCCATTCTTTCTCTACCTTCCTCATGAAGCCCCCCACTATCCCTATCAAAATCGGAAGAGCAAAGCCTTAAGAGAAGTCGGCACAGCAGCTAGTTTGCCTGTCGATAAAGACAGTATACCGGGGCTTTATAAAGAAATGATAGAGATCATGGATGAAGGCATTGGGCGCATCATTCAAAGCCTCAAAGAGACCGGCCAATATGAAAATACCTTGATCGTTTTTTGCTCAGATAATGGGGCTAGTAGGAATGGGAGCAATGGAGTACTAAGAGGATTTAAAGCGGGTGTTTATGAAGGAGGAAGTCGGGTTCCGGCGATCATAAGCTTTCCCGGAAAAATCCCGAAAGGCTGGCTGAGTGAAGAAGTGGTTCTTAGTATGGATTACTTGCCCACCTTCCTTGATTTTATAGGAAAAGAAGCTTCCGGAGATAAAATAGATGGAATTAGCATCAAAGATCATCTGATGCATAAATCAGCACTTCCTGAAAGAGATCTTTTTTATGCCTTTAAGCATCAAAGCTTTATCAGAAGCGGAAACTATAAATTGATTCGCAAAAAGAATGAAGCGGGAGATATCTATGAACTGTATGATTTAGGCAAAGACCTTCAAGAGAAAAACAATCTGGTAGCAGTTCATCCGGATATAGTAAAAGTTCAGGAGGAAAAGCTGAAAAAATGGGAAGAAGAGGTTCATCATGGTGTCACCCGGATATCCCAATAA
- a CDS encoding alpha/beta hydrolase, with protein MTTPEDQLNLRARHPDFQLALDVNESASEKARNQYSCQLDVPYGKEALQSLDIFPSAVPNSPVLIFIHGGYWKALDKSSYRFIAAPFVDQNITVCLINYRLIPSVNMEALLQDISSSLAWIQPNISRYNGNPQTMVLSGHSAGGHLALMAYLMNEALRPAIKGICSLSGIFDLAPIKNSYLNEDLQLSEEDVEAFSVANKDLSQLKCPSLLSVGSEETALFIDESKNLYEQHKSKAPISYYEYPGLNHYEIVHKLGEADSPLVRFLLQLIP; from the coding sequence ATGACTACTCCCGAAGATCAACTCAATCTCCGCGCCCGTCATCCGGACTTTCAGCTTGCCCTGGATGTAAATGAATCAGCCTCCGAAAAAGCCAGAAATCAATACAGCTGTCAGTTGGATGTGCCTTACGGTAAAGAAGCCTTACAAAGCCTCGACATCTTCCCTTCTGCTGTTCCCAATTCTCCTGTCCTGATCTTCATTCATGGAGGCTACTGGAAGGCTTTGGATAAAAGCAGCTATCGCTTCATTGCAGCTCCCTTTGTTGATCAGAATATCACAGTTTGCCTTATCAATTACCGCCTGATTCCTTCGGTAAACATGGAAGCCCTTTTGCAAGATATTAGTAGCTCTCTTGCATGGATTCAGCCTAATATTTCCCGATACAATGGCAATCCTCAAACAATGGTACTTTCAGGACATTCAGCAGGCGGGCATTTGGCTTTGATGGCATACCTGATGAATGAAGCCTTAAGGCCCGCAATAAAAGGTATTTGCAGCCTGAGCGGCATCTTTGATTTAGCCCCCATCAAAAACAGTTACCTGAATGAAGATTTACAGTTAAGCGAGGAAGATGTGGAAGCCTTTAGCGTTGCAAACAAAGACCTCAGTCAATTGAAGTGCCCTAGCCTTTTGAGCGTAGGTTCAGAAGAGACCGCTTTATTCATCGATGAATCCAAAAACTTATATGAACAACATAAATCCAAGGCTCCTATAAGTTATTACGAATATCCCGGTCTCAATCATTACGAGATTGTGCATAAATTAGGGGAAGCTGATAGTCCTTTGGTGCGGTTTTTATTACAACTCATTCCCTGA
- a CDS encoding serine hydrolase domain-containing protein: MLVKQNIFCISIFLWVFCHPFASSAQENELDYAAIDERIDQVLDSTGIPGFSISIINAGQSDFLKSYGYRSMESKEAVDQQTRFEAASLTKPILAYWVLKLMEQEKIELDKPLYQYLEYADLAHDKRYKLITARMVLSHTTGLPNWRKDRNSPKLKLRRKPGSKFGYSGEGFVYLQKVVEHILESDLNSIAHEFIFSPLNMENSSMVFEENGNYALGHNKAHTSRKKSKPNKANAAYSLQSTAEDYGKFLQELLNPEFIDKALVEQAFSIQSLMKKEDPSLGWGLGMGINQTAEDQYIWHWGDNGVFKAFFIFSPIQQRGFVYFSNSQIGLSIVKRLIKWVFLDKSIMENWQYYSQF; encoded by the coding sequence ATGCTAGTTAAGCAAAACATTTTTTGCATTTCTATTTTCTTGTGGGTGTTCTGCCATCCATTTGCATCATCAGCCCAGGAAAACGAGCTGGATTATGCCGCCATAGATGAAAGAATTGACCAGGTCTTAGACAGCACAGGGATTCCCGGCTTTAGCATATCCATCATAAATGCCGGGCAGTCAGACTTTCTCAAAAGCTACGGATACAGAAGCATGGAAAGCAAAGAGGCCGTAGATCAGCAAACCCGTTTTGAGGCAGCTTCCCTGACCAAACCTATTTTGGCCTATTGGGTGCTAAAATTGATGGAGCAGGAGAAAATTGAGCTGGATAAACCTTTGTACCAATACCTCGAGTATGCCGATCTCGCGCATGATAAACGGTACAAACTCATTACGGCTCGCATGGTTTTGAGCCATACAACAGGTCTACCCAATTGGAGAAAGGACAGAAATAGTCCTAAGCTAAAGCTCCGAAGAAAACCCGGGAGCAAATTTGGCTATTCAGGAGAAGGCTTTGTTTACCTACAGAAGGTGGTTGAACATATACTTGAATCAGATTTAAACAGCATCGCCCATGAGTTCATCTTCTCTCCCCTCAACATGGAAAACAGCTCAATGGTTTTCGAGGAAAATGGGAATTATGCGCTTGGGCATAACAAAGCACATACTTCCAGAAAGAAGTCAAAACCCAATAAAGCCAATGCTGCATACAGCTTGCAAAGCACAGCTGAGGATTATGGCAAATTTCTCCAGGAATTGCTCAATCCAGAATTCATCGATAAAGCCCTTGTAGAACAGGCCTTCAGTATTCAAAGCCTGATGAAAAAAGAGGATCCTAGCTTAGGCTGGGGATTGGGTATGGGAATAAACCAGACAGCTGAGGATCAATACATTTGGCATTGGGGTGACAATGGGGTTTTCAAAGCCTTTTTCATCTTTTCCCCCATACAACAAAGAGGCTTTGTATATTTTTCCAATAGCCAGATCGGCCTAAGCATAGTAAAAAGACTAATCAAGTGGGTATTTCTTGACAAATCGATCATGGAGAACTGGCAATATTACTCGCAATTTTAG
- a CDS encoding oxidoreductase, translated as MSSQQTALDSPFGYRSSAKEVVADVDLSGKTAVVTGGYSGIGTETVRALAGAGAKVIVPARRPEVAKENLADIEGTVSVLALDLGKPDSIDAFVKEVSEQNDEIHLLINNAAIMANPLTRDDRGYESQFATNHLGHFQLTAGLWPLLEKAENARVVALSSSAHRINGIDLDDPNFDKREYDKWTAYGQAKSANALFALKLDKLGEPKGVRAFAVDPGGIKTPLQRHLTMEEQIAMGWYDKDGNPHEMFKTIEQGASTTVWAATSPQLEDKGGVFCANCNISEPWKEGDMPFMGVHAHVRDEKLADDLWAKSEELIGRKFPA; from the coding sequence ATGAGTTCACAACAAACAGCCCTCGATTCGCCTTTCGGATATCGCTCAAGTGCCAAAGAAGTCGTAGCAGATGTTGATCTGAGTGGAAAAACCGCAGTGGTTACTGGCGGATATTCCGGAATCGGTACAGAAACAGTCCGTGCCCTTGCCGGAGCCGGAGCAAAAGTAATTGTGCCTGCCCGTCGTCCGGAGGTAGCCAAAGAAAATCTGGCAGATATAGAAGGTACTGTCTCAGTCCTGGCTTTGGATTTGGGAAAACCTGATTCTATAGATGCATTTGTTAAGGAGGTCTCAGAGCAAAATGATGAGATTCATCTCCTCATCAACAATGCTGCCATCATGGCCAATCCCTTGACCCGAGATGATAGAGGATATGAAAGTCAGTTTGCTACCAATCATCTGGGCCATTTTCAATTGACTGCAGGTCTTTGGCCCTTATTGGAGAAGGCTGAAAATGCCCGCGTTGTAGCTCTTTCTTCCTCTGCACACAGGATCAATGGTATCGACCTGGATGATCCTAATTTTGACAAAAGAGAGTATGATAAATGGACCGCTTATGGACAGGCAAAGTCTGCAAATGCCCTCTTTGCCCTTAAACTGGACAAACTTGGCGAACCCAAAGGCGTAAGAGCTTTCGCAGTAGATCCTGGCGGCATCAAAACGCCATTGCAAAGACATCTGACCATGGAAGAACAAATTGCGATGGGATGGTATGACAAGGATGGAAATCCTCATGAAATGTTCAAGACCATCGAACAAGGCGCTTCGACCACCGTTTGGGCAGCGACCTCACCCCAGCTAGAAGACAAAGGAGGAGTCTTCTGTGCCAATTGTAATATCTCAGAGCCCTGGAAAGAGGGAGATATGCCCTTTATGGGCGTGCATGCACATGTGCGGGATGAAAAACTGGCCGATGATCTCTGGGCAAAATCTGAAGAATTGATTGGGCGAAAATTCCCGGCTTAG
- a CDS encoding response regulator transcription factor has product METSLKIGLVDDHPLFRQGIEMMISSNTDMKVVLQASNGAELLELLERGGEADVILLDLEMPEMDGMETCGKVKALYPEIKILILTMHEDAPLIQHMMKQGANGYVLKSAKWEELQKALLEVAEKDFYFSDLVGLAMLSNLTGNSKPDPSLSTAPKLSRREREVLEEIIKGKSSQEIADSLFISLRTVEGHRSSLLQILGVKNTAGMIVKALKLNLISLSEI; this is encoded by the coding sequence ATGGAAACATCTTTGAAAATAGGCCTGGTTGATGATCATCCTTTATTTCGGCAAGGAATAGAGATGATGATTAGTTCCAATACAGATATGAAGGTTGTTTTACAGGCTTCAAATGGGGCGGAGTTGTTGGAATTATTAGAAAGAGGAGGGGAGGCTGATGTGATCTTATTAGACCTTGAAATGCCAGAAATGGATGGAATGGAGACCTGTGGCAAGGTCAAAGCTTTGTATCCGGAGATTAAAATCCTGATCCTGACTATGCACGAGGATGCACCTTTGATTCAGCATATGATGAAACAGGGAGCAAACGGATACGTGCTGAAATCAGCTAAATGGGAAGAACTGCAAAAAGCTTTGCTTGAGGTTGCAGAGAAAGATTTTTACTTCTCAGACCTTGTCGGTCTGGCTATGCTCAGTAATCTGACAGGAAATTCAAAGCCGGATCCTAGTCTTTCGACAGCTCCCAAATTATCCAGAAGGGAACGAGAGGTTCTGGAAGAGATTATTAAAGGAAAGAGCAGCCAGGAAATAGCTGATAGTCTTTTTATCAGTCTTAGGACGGTAGAAGGACATCGATCAAGTTTACTTCAAATTCTGGGCGTAAAAAACACTGCAGGTATGATTGTAAAAGCCTTGAAGCTCAATCTGATTTCCCTTTCTGAAATATAA